A genomic stretch from Streptomyces sp. QL37 includes:
- a CDS encoding helix-turn-helix transcriptional regulator, giving the protein MGVPEPGEATELRAAMLRLRRTSGLPVVFGGLLSDARHARIAELSGAQTPALRGLVISAGSGLGGKAIALSRPCAVTDYPSSRHISHEYDAAVAAEGLRSVVVVPVVVRRRVRGVLYGALREPLTLGDRTFDAAASAARDVEQALAVRDEVQQLLAATRERSADPGVGPGTWEDVREAHRELRALAPKIVDPALRDELLAVCGRLASAAGADRSPAAGRVRLAPREVDVIACVASGATNAVAAERLGLRPETVKSYLRSAMRKLGAHTRMEAVVAARRAGLLP; this is encoded by the coding sequence ATGGGCGTACCGGAACCGGGCGAGGCGACGGAGCTGCGGGCTGCCATGCTCAGGCTGCGCCGGACGAGCGGGCTGCCCGTGGTCTTCGGCGGGCTGCTGTCCGACGCCCGTCACGCACGGATCGCCGAGCTGAGCGGGGCGCAGACCCCCGCGCTGCGCGGGCTCGTCATCTCGGCGGGCAGCGGGCTCGGCGGGAAGGCGATCGCCCTGTCGCGGCCGTGCGCGGTCACGGACTACCCGTCGTCGCGCCACATCAGCCACGAGTACGACGCGGCCGTCGCGGCGGAGGGCCTGCGCTCCGTCGTCGTGGTGCCCGTCGTCGTACGCCGCAGGGTGCGCGGTGTGCTGTACGGGGCGCTGCGCGAGCCGCTCACGCTCGGCGACCGTACGTTCGACGCGGCGGCGTCGGCGGCCCGCGACGTGGAGCAGGCCCTGGCCGTACGGGACGAGGTGCAGCAGTTGCTGGCGGCCACCCGGGAGCGGTCCGCCGATCCGGGCGTGGGCCCCGGCACCTGGGAGGACGTCCGTGAGGCTCATCGTGAGCTGCGGGCCCTCGCCCCGAAGATCGTGGACCCGGCGCTGCGCGACGAACTGCTCGCGGTCTGCGGACGGCTCGCGTCGGCCGCGGGGGCGGACCGGTCCCCGGCGGCCGGGCGGGTGCGGCTGGCGCCGCGCGAGGTGGATGTGATCGCCTGCGTCGCGTCCGGTGCGACGAACGCCGTGGCGGCCGAGCGGCTGGGGCTGCGGCCGGAGACCGTGAAGAGCTATCTGCGGTCCGCGATGCGGAAGCTGGGGGCGCACACCCGGATGGAGGCGGTGGTGGCGGCCCGTCGCGCGGGGCTGCTGCCGTGA
- a CDS encoding DMT family transporter translates to MISVLFAILTALSNGTASVLQRRAALDVPDSEAMRLSLIGHLLRQKVWLAGIGLVIVAAVCQAVALATGPIAVVQPIFVIELPATLVVAGFVMRVGVERRVWLGVAAVTVGLALAMAAAAPVGGSEDVHGAAWIPALVATGIFEAVLVAAALGTGGNARAALLGLAAACGYALTAALMKDAMSRLDTDGVTGLLTAWQLYATAAAGVGALFLLQNALQAGSLVAVQPMLTLGDALISVTYGVTLFGEELRTGWWLLPQLAGVALITVGCVVLARSPLATANPAPPPRVK, encoded by the coding sequence GTGATCAGCGTCCTGTTCGCCATTCTGACCGCGCTCAGCAACGGCACCGCATCGGTACTGCAGCGCCGCGCCGCCCTCGATGTGCCCGACAGCGAGGCGATGCGCCTGTCGCTGATCGGGCATCTGCTGCGGCAGAAGGTGTGGCTCGCCGGGATCGGCCTCGTGATCGTCGCCGCGGTCTGCCAGGCCGTGGCCCTGGCCACGGGCCCCATCGCCGTGGTCCAGCCCATCTTCGTGATCGAGCTGCCCGCGACGCTGGTCGTCGCCGGGTTCGTCATGCGGGTCGGAGTGGAGCGCCGGGTCTGGCTGGGGGTGGCCGCCGTGACCGTGGGCCTGGCCCTCGCCATGGCGGCCGCCGCGCCGGTCGGTGGCAGCGAGGACGTGCACGGGGCGGCCTGGATCCCGGCTCTGGTGGCCACCGGGATCTTCGAGGCGGTGCTCGTCGCCGCGGCGCTCGGCACCGGCGGCAACGCCCGGGCCGCACTGCTGGGGCTGGCCGCGGCGTGCGGGTACGCGCTGACCGCCGCGCTGATGAAGGACGCCATGTCGCGGCTGGACACCGACGGTGTGACCGGCCTGCTGACGGCATGGCAGCTGTACGCCACCGCGGCGGCCGGCGTGGGCGCGCTGTTCCTCCTCCAGAACGCGCTCCAGGCCGGCTCGCTGGTGGCGGTGCAGCCGATGCTGACGCTCGGGGACGCGCTGATCAGCGTCACCTACGGGGTGACCCTCTTCGGGGAGGAGCTGCGGACCGGGTGGTGGCTGCTGCCCCAGCTGGCGGGGGTGGCGCTGATCACCGTCGGCTGTGTCGTCCTCGCCCGCTC